The Microcoleus sp. AS-A8 DNA window AATCAGGCGTTGACGCTGCCAGAACTGTTTAAAACCTTGGAGGATAGTATTTGGACAGAGGTACTCCAACCCAACGACAAATCTCTTTCGATCTCCAGTGTCCGTCGCTCATTGCAACGGAGTTATCTCAACCAATTAACGAGTATGGTATTGCGGACGGCTAATGTGCCTGAAGATGCCCGAACCCTCGCTTGGTATCGATTACGCCAGTTACACGGAAGCCTCAATCGTACACTGAGAAGGCACGGTGGAGAGATGGACACTTACACCAAAGCTCACTTGGAAGAAACGCGATCGCGTATCACTAAAGCGTTGGATGCCCAGCTCCAATCGCAGTAATGCCCTTAGAGCCAGCCCTAATGAAGAGCATTCTCCCCTGACATCGGCTAACAATTTTTATATAAAAATACCATCACCAGGCTGTTTTTGGTAGGGTACCAAATCCGGGTTAACTACCCCCTTTTTGGTGTAGACAAGGCATAAGGCAGATGGCAGATGGCAGAAGGAAAAAATACTTAAGCTGAAAAGGGGCTTATCAAAGCGGATTTGGGAGGGTACCTGAGACATATTTGCATTAGGAAACCAGGAACAAGAGTTCAAAGTTCCGATAAATTTTCTGACTAGATTAGATAAAGCGTCGAATAAGTGGGGTTTTGTCGTTTTCAATATAGATAGGGACTCAGGTCATTCACTGCACACAGTAGATCATTCAGTAGACCATTGTGCCTTAAGGACGCTTCGCATACTCCAGGATATATGTTTACCAAAGAAAAAACTCTCTCCACGGAGCTCAAAGGACAACGCACTCTGGCGGCGATTATCTTTACAGATGTCGTCAGCTATAGTGCAATGATGGCAGCCAACGAAGAGTACACCCTGGACTTGCTCCGCCGGGACTTCCAAGTCATGAAGCAACTGTGTCAGCAGTTTGAAGGCAAAGTCCTCAAAACCATTGGCGATGCGCTGCTGATGTACTTCCCTAGTGCGGTTAAAGCCGTCGCTTGTGCCAAAGAAATTCAATCCCGTTTTGCTGAATTAGCCGCTAAACTCGCTCCAGAAGAGGTTCTAATTCATCGGATTGGCATTCATTTAGGGGATGTGTTTTTCAATGGCACCGATGTCATGGGTGATGGGGTGAATGTGGCGGCACGCCTGCAATCGGAAGCCCAACCCGGTGGGATTTGTATGTCTCATACAGTCTATGACGTGGTGAAAACTCCCCTCGCTCTAAGCGTTAGTGAATTAGTGCCCAAAAAGTTAAAAAATATTCCCGGTTCAGTGTTGGTCTACCAAATTCCCCCGATCCACCCTACACCTTTTACAGCTCCATTCGAGCTGGAATCGATGGATTCAGAAGGGAATAGCCAAGAGTCGGAGTTAGTCATCTACTCCTCTGGGCAATGGGTTCTGTTACACGAACATTTCTTCCAAATCGAAACGTATAGTCAAAATGCCAATGGCAAGCTGATTATCCAAATTCCCTCTAGAACGACCCAAGATGATGCGGCAATCCAAGCCCTTCGTCCTAAGAATGAACAGCCACCTCTGCTCAAATTCGCCTATCAAAATGATGGTTTCTTGGTTAAAGTTAAGAGTGTAGAATTAATATCTAGAGCGGATTGTAAACTCTGGACTGTTACACTTGAACCCAAACCCGTCAAGCTAGATAATAAGACCTTGGAGCAATCTTACAAAGGACGCAAGCAATTCTATACAGCTGATGATATTGCGACCTTAAAAGCGAGGCGGTTGTTATTCAATGACCCACCCAAGTTGCAAATGCTGCAAGATGCTCAAGTTTTCAGTCCTGCATTAGCTGAACGGGCCGTGTTGGAGAAACTAATTCAAAGCAGTGCAACTACCATTAGCATTGAAAACTGTGTGCTCCAATCGTTGTATCCGCTATACAAAGATCAACCTAAGGCGTTCTTAGAAAAGGCGCGACTCCAAGCCATTTTCTATCTCAAAGCAGTGGGTGTTGTTGAGCAGGTGATGGAGTTATCATTAAGCTCGATGTGTCAAGGTAAGGTACACGTTCGGTTTTGTGGGAAACGGCAGCAAGTTTATGCGGGAATTGAACCCGCTACCCTTGAAATTGAAGGAGACTGTTTGTTGGTTAGCAGGAGTTAGATCAGTTGAGGTGATCAGCCTGATTAATCAGGGTCAAATTCATCGTTTCTTATGAAAAACGTCAAATTCTTCACACTTTAGAGCGATTCCAGCTTTTTGGGATACTTTGATTCGTTCTAGATAAAGATGAGCAGCTAAATCTTGGTCATTAACTTGCAAAACTCGCTCAAAGTATAGCTGGGATTTAGTAAATTCTTCCTGAAAATAAAGCCAAACCCCTTGTTCAAAATCGCGCTTGGTTTGGGTTTTGAACTCTTGAATCAAGGAAGAGTCACCGTCGTAAATTTCAAAGACTGCTACAAAAGACTGCTTCCCTCTCACCTGAACTCGGTCAAGAAATCGGCAGGTATAGGTTTGGGGATCATCAAGTTTAGAGAGAGCTTCACCACTAACAATGATACCTGCTCCGTAGAGTTTGGTTAACTGTTCCAAGCGACTGGCTAGATTCACCGCATCGGCAATTACCGTACTTGATAGTCGCTCTTCCTCCCCAATAATACCCAGCATCATGCTGCCACTATGAATGCCAATGCCGATACTGATGGGCAGGCAACCTCTATTTTGAAGAGACTCATTATAAATTGCCACCTGTTTTTGCATTTCAATTGCAGCTGTCAGGGCATCATCGACGGTTTCAGGAAACAAAGCCATGATGGCATCGCCAATATACTTATCAATAAAGCCGTTGTGCTGTCGGATAATGGGACAAACTTGATGTAAGTAGGAATTGAGGAAATCAAAATTTTCGCGGGGAGACATCGTTTCCGATAAAGTGGTAAAAGAGCGAATGTCGGCAAACAAAATGGACATCGTGGCTTGTACTGAATCCCCTAGCTTGGCGTCAACAATACTGTTTTTTTTGAGAAAATGCAAAAATTGACGGGGTACAAATCGTGCTGAAGCTTGGGCAATTTTTGCCAGTTCTCTTCTACTTTCTTCTAGCTTATTGAGGGCACGAAAAGCTCTCAATGCAGTCACAATTGTAGTAAATAATTTGCGAGTCGTTAGTTCAGTTTTGGTTTTATAGTCATTAATATCGTAGTGAATAATTACCACATCTTCCGGAGCTTGGCCTGGTTGACCTGTGCGTAATATAATCCGCACTAATGAATTACCCAGAACATCCCGAATATATTTTACCACTTCCAATCCGGCATCATCGCTTTCCATGACTACATCGAGCAAAATCAGAGCCGTATCTGGATGTGTTTCGATTAATGTTTTGGCTTCTTCTCCCGAATAAGCACTAATGAATCTCAGGGGAATGCCGTCAAATATAAATTCACTGAGTACTAATTTAGTAATCTGATGAATTTCGGCTTCATCGTCTACTATAAGAATTTTCCAGCTGTCTCCTGTCGATAGGGGGAAGTCGTTGGCATTGGTAAAAAAAGTTTTTTTATCTTCAGGATTTGAATAAATTAATTCATCGTCTTCATCGGCAAAGACTATTTCCTCATCGTCTTCATCAGCAAAGACTATTTTATCGTCATTTTCATTAAAGGTCTGGTTTTTAGTCTCTTCTAACATTGTTATTTATTTCTTATTAAAAATTGTAAATTGGGATATCCCTACTCTCTACTTTCTTTCCATAGGCAGCTTAATAATAAACTTCGTTCCTACACCCACTTGACTCTCTGCTTCAATGGTACCATTGAGTTTTTGAGTCACTAAGTTATAGACAATATGAAGTCCCAATCCGCTTCCCCCCTGTCCTCGTTTTGTGGTAAAAAATGGGTCAAAGATTTTACTTAAGTTTTCCTTGGGAATGCCTTTGCCATCATCGGAGTAGGCCAAGATAATCTGCTCACCTTGCTGTTTAAAGTCAAAAACTAGATGTCCAGCGTCTTCGGGGGAGTAGGCATGGGTGAGGGAGTTCATCACTAGATTGGTGATAATTTGAGATAATGCACCTGGATAAGTGTTGAGTGCGATCGCTTCATCCCCTTTGATTTCCACCTGATGATGAGTGGTTCTTAGTGTGGGTTTGAGGGAAATCAATACCTCAGATAGATACTGTTTAAGATAAAATGTGCGTTGTTCTTCCGTACACTGATCGACGGCTACCTGTTTGAAACTCTGAATTAAATTAGCAGCACGGTTGAGGTTACTTAAGACCATACTACTGCTCTGCATGGCGATATCGAGAAACTTTTCGAGTTGCGATCGCTTCATCTGTCCGCTTTTATACGTCTCGAAAAACTCTGTGGTTTTGTCGGCTAACAGAGAAGCGGCGGTAATGCTAATGCCAACGGGGGTATTGATTTCATGGGCGACACCAGCCACCAACCCGCCGAGAGATGCCATTTTTTCGGATTCTACCAGTTTTGTTTGCGTGGCTTTCAGGTCGTTTAGGGCTTGGGACAGTTCTGCGGTGCGCTGCTGGACTAATTGCTCTAAATTCTCATTGAAATCCTGTAAGTTGGTGTAAAGTTGGGCATTTTCGATGGAGATGGCAACTTGAGCCGATAAGAGTTTCAGGAGTTCAACGCGGTCTTTTGTAAACGCATCGGTGGTGAGATTATTTTCTAGATAGAGGATACCACTGAGTTTAGTACGATCGAGCAGTGGGATGCAGAGAATTGATTTGGGTTTTTTCGTGAGAATGTAAGCATCCTGGGTAAATTTTCCGGCATGGACAGCATCGTTTAAGACGAGATTTTCTTTCGTGCGGATGACATAGTGAACAATCGCAGCCGACAAAAGGG harbors:
- a CDS encoding adenylate/guanylate cyclase domain-containing response regulator; protein product: MLEETKNQTFNENDDKIVFADEDDEEIVFADEDDELIYSNPEDKKTFFTNANDFPLSTGDSWKILIVDDEAEIHQITKLVLSEFIFDGIPLRFISAYSGEEAKTLIETHPDTALILLDVVMESDDAGLEVVKYIRDVLGNSLVRIILRTGQPGQAPEDVVIIHYDINDYKTKTELTTRKLFTTIVTALRAFRALNKLEESRRELAKIAQASARFVPRQFLHFLKKNSIVDAKLGDSVQATMSILFADIRSFTTLSETMSPRENFDFLNSYLHQVCPIIRQHNGFIDKYIGDAIMALFPETVDDALTAAIEMQKQVAIYNESLQNRGCLPISIGIGIHSGSMMLGIIGEEERLSSTVIADAVNLASRLEQLTKLYGAGIIVSGEALSKLDDPQTYTCRFLDRVQVRGKQSFVAVFEIYDGDSSLIQEFKTQTKRDFEQGVWLYFQEEFTKSQLYFERVLQVNDQDLAAHLYLERIKVSQKAGIALKCEEFDVFHKKR
- a CDS encoding adenylate/guanylate cyclase domain-containing protein: MFTKEKTLSTELKGQRTLAAIIFTDVVSYSAMMAANEEYTLDLLRRDFQVMKQLCQQFEGKVLKTIGDALLMYFPSAVKAVACAKEIQSRFAELAAKLAPEEVLIHRIGIHLGDVFFNGTDVMGDGVNVAARLQSEAQPGGICMSHTVYDVVKTPLALSVSELVPKKLKNIPGSVLVYQIPPIHPTPFTAPFELESMDSEGNSQESELVIYSSGQWVLLHEHFFQIETYSQNANGKLIIQIPSRTTQDDAAIQALRPKNEQPPLLKFAYQNDGFLVKVKSVELISRADCKLWTVTLEPKPVKLDNKTLEQSYKGRKQFYTADDIATLKARRLLFNDPPKLQMLQDAQVFSPALAERAVLEKLIQSSATTISIENCVLQSLYPLYKDQPKAFLEKARLQAIFYLKAVGVVEQVMELSLSSMCQGKVHVRFCGKRQQVYAGIEPATLEIEGDCLLVSRS